In the Pseudanabaena sp. PCC 7367 genome, one interval contains:
- the psbD gene encoding photosystem II D2 protein (photosystem q(a) protein), with the protein MTIAIGRSQQAGRGWFDVLDDWLKKDRFVFVGWSGLLLFPTAFLSLGGWLTGTTFVTSWYTHGLASSYLEGANFLTVAVSTPALSFGHSLLFLWGPEAQGDFTRWCQIGGLWTFVALHGAFALIGFMLRQFEIARLVGIRPYNAIAFSGPIAVFTSVFLLYPLGQAGWFFAPSFGVAGIFRFILFFQGFHNWTLNPFHMMGVAGILGGALLCAIHGATVENTLYQDGEGANTFVQFTPTQAEETYSMVTANRFWSQIFGIAFSNKRWLHFFMLFVPVMGLWMASIGIVGVAVNLRAYDFVSQEIRAAEDPEFETFYTKNLLLNDGIRAWMAPQDQIGRGFVFPEEVLPRGNAL; encoded by the coding sequence ATGACCATCGCAATTGGTCGGTCTCAACAAGCCGGAAGAGGATGGTTTGATGTCCTCGACGATTGGCTTAAAAAAGACCGTTTTGTATTCGTAGGCTGGAGTGGCTTGTTGCTATTCCCAACCGCTTTCCTATCTCTGGGTGGCTGGTTGACTGGTACTACTTTTGTTACTTCTTGGTATACCCACGGACTTGCTTCTAGCTATCTAGAGGGTGCCAACTTCTTGACTGTAGCTGTTTCTACACCTGCACTCAGCTTTGGCCACTCTCTCTTATTCCTGTGGGGGCCTGAAGCCCAAGGTGACTTTACCCGCTGGTGTCAAATCGGTGGTCTCTGGACCTTCGTTGCCCTGCATGGTGCATTTGCCTTAATTGGCTTTATGCTGCGTCAGTTTGAAATTGCTCGCTTGGTCGGTATCCGTCCATATAATGCGATCGCATTTTCTGGCCCGATCGCCGTATTCACCTCGGTGTTCTTGCTATATCCTTTGGGTCAAGCTGGTTGGTTCTTTGCACCTAGTTTCGGTGTAGCCGGTATCTTCCGTTTCATCCTATTCTTCCAAGGTTTCCACAACTGGACTCTCAATCCATTCCACATGATGGGCGTGGCTGGTATCCTGGGTGGAGCATTACTTTGTGCGATTCATGGTGCAACGGTTGAAAACACCCTGTATCAAGATGGTGAGGGTGCAAACACGTTTGTACAGTTCACCCCAACCCAAGCTGAAGAAACCTACTCCATGGTTACTGCTAACCGGTTCTGGAGCCAAATCTTTGGTATTGCTTTCTCCAACAAGCGCTGGTTGCACTTCTTTATGCTATTTGTACCAGTCATGGGCTTGTGGATGGCTAGCATTGGGATCGTTGGTGTGGCTGTCAACTTGCGTGCCTATGACTTTGTTTCCCAGGAAATTCGCGCAGCGGAAGACCCTGAATTTGAAACTTTCTACACCAAGAACTTGCTGCTAAACGATGGTATTCGTGCTTGGATGGCTCCCCAAGATCAAATTGGTCGTGGGTTTGTCTTCCCTGAAGAAGTTCTACCTCGTGGTAACGCCCTATAA
- a CDS encoding redoxin domain-containing protein, translating into MAQTKTLSDRDYAPLFNLANQNNQRYKLHEHAGKVVVLFFYASDRLPACQKIAQSFQAKIEQFHKLGVEVASIAPDSVSERAEFAQSQGISFPLLADQNAKICKEYGILHEQQAEGRTDYVFHRAIFLINPNLRIFKIYNAASLADPAAAVLSDITEMFPSQVPQHLVNHAPVLLIPNVISPEFCQELIDVWHTRGNQDSGFMRSEGEKTVGYLDYEHKIRRDHFVREGQLRDRIDRIMNRRVFPEIKKAFCYEVTRREAYKIACYNSASGGYFRPHRDNLTGGTAHRKFAMTLNLNVEEYEGGYLKFAEYGPHLYKPTTGSAVIFSCSLLHEATDVTAGIRFALLSFFYSDNEAQHRTEYETKAKNDYAQVVVKH; encoded by the coding sequence GTGGCACAGACAAAAACACTCAGCGATCGTGACTATGCACCTTTGTTCAACTTAGCCAACCAAAATAACCAGCGGTATAAATTACATGAACATGCTGGTAAGGTGGTGGTGCTGTTTTTCTATGCCAGCGATCGCCTGCCTGCCTGTCAAAAGATTGCCCAATCGTTTCAGGCCAAAATCGAGCAATTCCACAAGCTAGGCGTTGAAGTAGCATCGATCGCCCCTGATTCAGTATCTGAACGAGCCGAATTTGCCCAATCCCAGGGCATCTCGTTCCCTCTACTAGCAGATCAAAATGCCAAAATATGCAAAGAATATGGCATCTTGCATGAACAGCAAGCCGAGGGCAGAACTGATTATGTTTTCCATCGCGCCATATTTTTGATCAATCCCAATTTGCGCATCTTTAAAATTTATAATGCCGCTAGTCTGGCTGATCCTGCCGCTGCTGTCTTGAGCGATATTACAGAAATGTTCCCGTCCCAGGTGCCCCAACATTTGGTAAATCATGCACCGGTATTATTAATCCCCAATGTGATTTCGCCGGAATTCTGTCAGGAGCTAATTGATGTCTGGCATACCAGGGGCAATCAGGATTCTGGGTTTATGCGCTCTGAGGGTGAAAAGACAGTGGGTTATCTGGACTATGAACATAAAATTCGCCGCGATCATTTCGTGCGGGAAGGACAACTGCGCGATCGAATCGATCGGATCATGAATCGTCGGGTTTTCCCAGAAATAAAAAAAGCTTTTTGCTATGAAGTGACCCGCCGCGAAGCCTATAAGATCGCCTGCTATAACTCGGCATCCGGCGGCTATTTTCGACCCCACCGCGATAATTTAACCGGCGGCACTGCCCACCGTAAGTTTGCCATGACCCTCAATCTCAATGTGGAGGAATATGAGGGAGGGTATTTGAAATTTGCGGAATATGGCCCCCATTTATATAAACCAACCACTGGAAGCGCGGTGATCTTTAGTTGCTCATTGCTCCATGAGGCCACTGATGTGACTGCTGGCATTAGGTTTGCATTGCTTAGTTTCTTTTATAGCGACAATGAGGCGCAGCACCGGACTGAATATGAAACCAAGGCAAAAAATGATTACGCTCAGGTTGTGGTTAAGCATTAG
- the psbC gene encoding photosystem II reaction center protein CP43 codes for MTTTINFNELGVGGRTQDTTGFAWWSGNARLINLSGKLLGAHVAHAGLIVFWAGAMTLFEVSHFVPEKPMYEQGLILLPHLAAQGWGVGPGGEVINTFPYFVVGVLHLISSAVLGLGGIYHALRGPEALESYSDFFGYDWKDKDKMTSIIGFHLILLGCGALLLVIKAMFVGGLYDTWAPGGGDVRIITNPTLNPVKIFGYVLASPFGGKGNMVGVNNLEDVVGGHIWIGLICIGGGIWHILTKPFGWSRRASIWSGEAYLSYSLGALSLMAFIATCFVWFNNTVYPSEFYGPTSAEASQSQAFTFIVRDQKLGANIGTSQGPTGLGKYLMRSPTGEVIFGGETMRFWDLRAPWLEPLRGPNGLDIDKLQNDIQPWQIRRAAEYMTHAPLGSLNSVGGVITEINAVNFVSPRSWLSTSHFVLSFMFLVGHLWHAGRARAAVAGFEKGITRETEAVLEMPALDK; via the coding sequence GTGACAACAACTATCAATTTTAATGAATTGGGAGTTGGCGGCCGTACCCAAGACACCACTGGATTTGCATGGTGGTCTGGGAATGCTCGCCTGATCAACTTATCTGGCAAACTGCTGGGTGCCCATGTCGCCCATGCTGGCCTGATTGTATTCTGGGCAGGGGCGATGACCTTGTTTGAGGTATCTCACTTTGTGCCCGAAAAGCCCATGTATGAGCAGGGCTTGATTCTTTTGCCTCACCTGGCTGCTCAAGGCTGGGGTGTTGGCCCTGGTGGTGAAGTTATCAATACTTTTCCATACTTTGTAGTAGGGGTTTTACACCTGATCTCATCTGCCGTACTTGGCTTAGGTGGTATTTACCATGCCCTACGTGGCCCTGAAGCCCTAGAGAGCTATTCCGACTTTTTTGGCTATGACTGGAAGGACAAGGATAAGATGACTTCGATCATCGGTTTCCACCTGATCCTGCTTGGTTGTGGTGCGCTCTTGCTAGTAATCAAGGCTATGTTCGTTGGTGGTCTTTATGATACCTGGGCTCCTGGTGGTGGTGATGTCAGAATCATCACTAACCCCACCCTCAACCCGGTTAAAATCTTTGGCTATGTGCTTGCTTCTCCCTTTGGCGGCAAAGGTAACATGGTTGGTGTGAATAACCTGGAAGATGTGGTTGGCGGTCATATTTGGATTGGTTTAATCTGCATCGGTGGCGGTATCTGGCATATTTTGACCAAGCCCTTTGGCTGGTCTCGTCGTGCTTCGATCTGGTCCGGTGAAGCTTATCTTTCCTACAGCCTTGGTGCCCTGTCTTTGATGGCATTTATCGCTACTTGCTTTGTTTGGTTTAACAACACCGTATATCCTAGTGAATTCTATGGCCCAACTAGTGCTGAAGCCTCACAATCGCAAGCATTTACCTTTATTGTTCGCGACCAAAAGCTAGGTGCTAACATTGGTACTTCGCAAGGCCCGACTGGTTTGGGTAAGTATTTGATGCGATCGCCTACTGGAGAAGTTATCTTTGGTGGTGAAACAATGCGTTTCTGGGATTTGCGTGCTCCCTGGTTGGAGCCCCTACGTGGTCCTAATGGCTTGGATATCGACAAGCTGCAAAATGACATTCAGCCCTGGCAGATTCGTCGTGCCGCTGAATATATGACCCATGCTCCTTTGGGTTCCTTGAACTCAGTTGGTGGTGTTATTACCGAAATCAACGCGGTGAACTTTGTTTCGCCCCGTTCCTGGTTGTCTACTTCTCACTTCGTGCTATCTTTCATGTTCCTGGTTGGTCACCTCTGGCATGCTGGTCGTGCCCGTGCTGCCGTAGCTGGGTTCGAGAAAGGTATTACCCGTGAGACTGAAGCTGTATTGGAAATGCCGGCATTGGATAAGTAG